Within Dysosmobacter sp. Marseille-Q4140, the genomic segment CCATGGACACAAAGTCCCCGTCGGCCACAATGATGTGGTCTGCCAGTTCCACGCCGATGGTAGCCAGGGCCTCTTTGGCCCGGTCCGTGGTGGCATAGTCCTCCGGCGAGGGCAAGGCCACGCCGCTGGGGTGGTTGTGGGAGAGGATCACGGCGCTGGCGGAGGTCAGCAGGGCGTTGGACACCAGCTGCCGGATGTTCAGATCTGCGCCGGCCACACCGCCCTCGGCCAGCCGCTTGCAGGCCAGCAGCTTTCCCTTGCGGTCCAGGCACAGCTGGTAGATGACCTCATGGGTCTCCCCGGCAAACCGCTCCAGCAGGTATCGTCCCGCCCGCTCCGAGGAGTTGAGGATGGTCTCCTTTTCGCTCTCCGCCAGACGGGCCTTCCGGGCCAGCAGCGGCGCCAGACGCAGCAAAATGGCAGCGCTCTCTCCGATGCCATCCACCTTCTGAAGATCCTCTACCGGAGCGGACAGCACGGCGGAGAGGGACCCGTACCGGTCCATCAGGGCGTGGGCGATGGGGTTGGTGTCCCGGCGGGGGATGGCATAGTACAGCAGCAACTCCAGGGCCTCGTGGTCCGCAAAGGCGTCCAGTCCGCCCTGCAGGAACCGCCGGCGCATCTTCTCCCGGTGGCCGTCGTGAATGCCCATCAAGTGCCCTCCTCTCCCCGCCCGCGGCGGAAACCTTGGAATCGTATCATTATACCACAGCCCCCGTTCTCCCACAAGGGGAATCCGGGATGTAAAATTCCCTTCAAATCCCCGCCCCGCCTTGACAGCGCCCACAAATTGTCATAATATAAACAGTAGATTGCGGAAAAACTGCATAGGGTCCGGTAGGTAAGGCTACCACAGGGATATGGATCGCTGCCGCGGAGTGATGGAGACATCATGAGATGGTTTGAACAGGCGATATCGAACACGAAGGTATCATCTAACGCGATTTCACCGCCTTGTGAGGCTAAAGCTTGAACGGCGACGAAAACCCGCCAGGGCGGATTTCCGTTTTTGGAGAGGGATCTCCCCCTCAGCCGTACCGGTCGGACGGCTGTGGGGCTTTTTGTTTTTCCGGGCAAAAAATGATCGCCGATCAGAGAGGAGGTCCCGCGGGATGTTTGAGGATGAACGGACGGAGCTGCTGGAAAAAATCGAGGACTACGTAGCCCGAAAACGATACGCCGACCTGCGGGACCTGCTGCTGCCGCTGGAGGCGGCGGATGTCGCCCAGCTCTTTGCCGAGCTGGAGGAACACGCGCTGCCCCTGGCCTTCCGCCTGCTGCCCAAGGAGCAGGCGGCGGAGGTGTTCGTGGAGCTGGACAGCGACCAGCAGGAAATGCTGATCCAGGGCTTTTCCAACACGGAGCTGAAGGAAGTGCTGGACGAGCTGTATCTGGACGATACCGTGGACATCGTGGAGGAGATGCCGGCGGGTGTGGTCAAGCGCATCCTGCGGCACTCGGACCCGGAGATGCGCAAGAGCATCAACGAGATCCTCAAGTATCCGGAGGACTCCACCGGCAGCATCATGACCACGGAGTTCGTGGACCTGAAGGCCACCATGACGGTGGAGGACGCCTTCAAGCGCATCCGCCGCACGGGTCTTGACAAGGAGACCATCAACATCTGCTACGTCACCGACGAGCGCCGCCACCTGACCGGCCTGCTGTCCATCCGGACGCTATTGCTGGCCGACGAGGACGACGTCATCGGCGATATCATGGAGACCAACATCATCTCCGTCCAGACCCTGGACGACCAGGAGACCACCGCCCGCTCTCTGAGCAAGTACAACTTCCTGGCCCTGCCGGTGGTGGACACGGAGAACCGCCTGGTGGGCATTGTCACCGTTGACGACGCCATGGACGTCCTGCAGGAGGAGGTCACGGAGGACATCGAGCTGATGGCCGCCATCCTCCCCTCCGACAAGCCGTATCTGAAAACCGGCGTGCTGGAGACCTGGAAGGCCCGCACACCCTGGCTGCTGATATTGATGCTCTCGGCCACCTTCACCGGCATCATCCTCACCCACTTCGAGTCCTCCCTCTCCGCCTGCGCCATCCTCACCGCCTTCATCCCCATGCTCTCCGGCACCGGCGGCAACAGCGGCACCCAGGCCTCCACCGCCGTAATCCGTGCCCTGTCTCTGGGCGAGGTCCGCTTCTCCGACCTGCTGCGGGTGCTGTGGAAGGAATTCCGGGTATCCCTGTGCTGCGGCGCCTGCCTGGCGGCAGCCAACTTCGTGAAGATGATGGTGGTGGACCGCTGGCTCATGAACAATCCGGAGGTGACGGCGCCGGTAGCCCTGGTGGTGTGCTGCACGCTGGTGGGTACGGTGCTGTGCGCCAAGCTGGTGGGCTGCTCCCTGCCGCTGCTGGCGGAAAAGGCGGGCTTTGACCCGGCGGTCATGGCCTCCCCCTTCATCTCCACCATCGTGGACTCCATCTCTCTGCTGATCTATTTCCAGTTTGCCACGGCGCTTCTGGGGATCTGAATTTTTGAAACGATCAAGGCCGCCTGTTCAGGCGGCCTTTTTTCATGGCTCTCAGCACTCCCGCTTGTTCCAAAGACCGCCGGCGCCGGCTTGCGTCTGTTTGGCAGCGCATAATTTCCGGTCCGCGGCACACACTACCTGCGGCGAAAGCCAAAAGATTTATCACGCAGGAGGATCACGTATATGAAGGATTGCACCAACGGCGCCTGCACCCCCAACCAGAGCATCAAGTGCACGGTCAGCAATTGCGCCCATCACTGCCAGAACCAGGACTACTGCGGCCTGACCAGCATCAGCGTCGGCACCCACGAGGCCAACCCCACCAAGATGGAGTGCACCGACTGCCAGAGCTTCCAGATGAAATAAGGCCCCGCTCCACCGGAAGCGGGCGCCTCGCGGCGCCGTGACCGGGACAGACAGGAACCCTCTCATCCCGCCGGGCTTTGGGAGACCCTTTGGCCTCCCAAGGTCCGGCCTTACATACCACAGCGGAGGGGAGGCGGTCTCACGAAAACCCATCCATGGCCCGCCCGGCTGGGCGGAGCCGCGGCGGGCCTTGCCAACGGGCTGTTCGGCGGAGGCGGCGGCATGGTGCTGCTGCCCATCCTGGCCCGGTGGGGCGGCCTGACCCAGCGGCAGCTGTACGCCACCTGCGTGGGAGTGATCTTCCCTGTGTGCCTGGTGTCGGCGGCGGTGTACCTGCTGCGGGGGCAGCTGGATCTGGAAGCGGCCCTGCCCTACCTGCTGGGCGGCCTGATCGGCGGCTGGATCGGCGGGCGGCTGTACGGCAAGGTGCCTACCGCGGTTTTGAAGTGGCTCTTCGCCGCCTTTCTCTTCTACGGCGGCGTGAGGTATCTGCTGTGACAGCGTGGCTGCTGGCCCTGGCCTGCGGACTGGGGGCCGGGATCCTCTCCGCCTGGGGCGTGGGCGGCGGGACGCTGCTGCTGCTGGTGATGACGCTGCTGCTGGACGTGGATCAGCGGACAGCCCAGGGCATCAATCTGCTGTTCTTTCTGCCCACCGCCGCCAGTGCCCTGGTGTGCCACGCCCGCAGCGGCTGCCTGGACAGGCCCTCCCTCCGGGCCGCCATCCCCTGGGCAGTGGCCGCGGCGGCGGCCGGAGCCTGGCTGTCCTCGGCGGCAGACCCCGCTGCGCTGCGAAAGCCCTTCGGGATCTATCTGCTGCTCTCCGGCGTCAGCCTGCTATGGCCGAAAAAGCGGGAGCATTGAGCCGCTCTGCGTGAAAAAAGGCCGTGCCCTTTCGGGCACGGTCTTTCTGCGTTTTTCTGCGCCGTCACAGGCTGTTGACGGCCGCCTCCAGCTGCTCCATGGCTCGCTGCAGCGTAGCCCGGGGGCAGGCGGCGTTGAGGCGCATGAACCCCTCCAGCTGCCGCCCGAAGGAGCAGCCGTCGTTAAGGCCCAGCTTGGCCTTTTGGATCATGAAGTCGTGGAGCTGCTGATTGGTAAGGCCCAGGGCCCGGCAGTCCAGCCACATGAGATACGTGGCGTCCGGGGCGAAGGTCTTGATCTTGGGGATATGTTTTTCGCAGTAGTCCACCACGAAGTCGAAGTTGTCGGAGAGGTAGGGCAGCAGCTGCTCCAGCCACTCCTCGCCGCCGGTAAAGGCCGCCTCCATGGCGGTCAGGGAGAAGGCGTTGTTGCGGTGGATGTCCATGTTCATCCAAAACTTGTCGAACACCGCCTTCTTGTGGGCATCCGGGAACACGGCGGTGCTGGCCTGGAGGCCCGCCAGGTTGAAGGTCTTGGTGCCGGAGATGCCGGTGATGACGTTGGCGGCGATCTCCGGGGAGAGAGACGCCGTGGGGATGTGCTTCTTGCCGTGGAAGATCAGGTCGGAGTGGATCTCGTCGGAGACCACGGGCACGTGGTACTTCAGGCACAGCTCCATCATCCGCCGCAGCTCCTCCTCGGTCCACACGATGCCAACGGGGTTGTGGGGAGAGCACAGGAGAAAGAGGTCGGAGATCTTCAGCTTCTCCTCAAAGTCCGCCCAGTCCACGGTCCACTTCCCGTCCTTTTCCACCAGGGGGTTCTCCACCACGGTGCGGTTCCAGGCCTCGGTCATGTCGTAGAACTCGGAGTACACCGGGGTCTGGATCAGCACGCTGCCGCCCTGGGGGGTGAACAGCTTCACGCAGGCGCTGAGGGTCTGGACCACGCCCAGGGAGAAGCTCATGAGGGCGGGGTCGATGTCCCAGCCGTTGCGGCGCTTCTGCCACGCCCGGATGGCGGCAAAGTAGCTCTCCGGCCGGGCGGTGTAGCCCCAGATGCCCTCCCGGGCCCGGGCCTCCAGAGCGTCGATGACGGGCTGGGCCGTTCTGAAATCCATATCCGCGATCCACAGCGGGATCACGTCGTCGGTGCCGAATTTCTTCACCCGCTCGTCGTACTTGGCAGAGTGGTTCCGGGAGCGGTCGATGATCTGGTCGAAATCGTACTTCATGGGGTGAACTCCTTTCCACGATGGTCATCTGCTGTCTCCATCATGGGGGCTGCGGCTCCGTTTGTCAAGGCTTCGCCATCTCAGAGGGAGAATTTTTCAAAGCTCAGCCCCTCCAGGCCCCGCACTTCCACCTCCGCGAATTCCTCCGCCCCGCTGGTCCGGTAGTGCAGCCGGAAGCAGCCGGCGTCCAAGTCGTATTCCGCCCAATTGTTCAGCCCTCCGCCGGGGACAAAGTCCGGCAGTTCCTCAAAACGGCAGGTCCCCAGATATACCCCGCCGTCCCGGCGCTGGTACACATAGACTTCCCTGCCGCCGTCGGCGCCGAAGGTGACGTTGCACACCAGCTCCTCTGCCCCGTCCCCGTCCAGGTCCACGGTATAGTCCTCCGGCTCTCCATAGCCGAAGCTGGCCGCGACGGCGGTCCGGCTGCCGCCATCGGACACAGCGTAATAGGTCCGCTGGCTCCATCCGTACAGGGTGGTCACCGTCACCAGCACGCCGTCGTAGCCCAGAATGTCCGTGAAGGGCTCCTCCCGGGTGGAGGCGGGCGCATTGGCCGCCAGCAGTTCCACCAGAGCGGCGAAGGCCTCCGGCGAGGCGCCGCAGTCCCCGATGGTCATTCCCTCCGGCAGGCTCCGCTCGGCGGTCTCCGACGTCACCCAGGTGTAACTGCGTCCGTCCGGCGACCAGGCCCGGACCTCCCGGAGCTGGGGATACAGCGCCAGAAGCAGCAGACCGTCGCTGGCCAGGCGGTTCACGGAGACAGCCCGATCCCAGGCGTCCTCCGTTGTAAATTGCAGAAGCAGCCCGTCTCCCTCCCATGATACGGTGAAGGCCCCCTCCAGATAGGGATCCGCCCAGGGGCCCCGGCACACCACCTCCGCCGCCATGGCCTCCGGCGTCAGCGTCCGGGCCATGTCGTACAGCTCCCCGGCAGTCAAGGGCTGGAACGCCGTCCAGTTCTCCAGCCACTCCAGCAACTGCGTCAAGGCGGCAGGAGAGGCCCCCATGGCCTTGACGCCGTCCGTCATGCCTGCCGCAGCCAGCAGTTCGTCGGCTTTCGCCGCCGTCAATTCCCCGGTGGCAGCCGGGGCGTCCGAGCCCTCCGGCGTCCACTCCCAGATCACCTTCGTCAGTTCCTCCCGCAGCGCCAGCAGCACCACCGCCTTCTTTTCCATGGCCCGCCCGACCGCCTGGGTATCCGCCTCCGGGTCGTCAAAGCGGAAAGAGAGGGTCTGGGCATCCGTTCGGGCGATGGTACGGCTCCCCGCCGGGACCCAGGAGGGCTGACCATCCACACCGGGAATTCCCTGGTCCAGCAAAATCTTCTCCAGCTCCATTTCAGAGCCGTCCCGCAACGCCCACAGCCGCTGGGCCAGGGCGTCCGCGGCGGTGACGGCAGGGAGATCCTCCCACAAGTCGTCCACCAGCGCCTGGAGGCCCGCCAGGGTCTGCCCCAGGGTATGGATATCCCGCCAGCCCAATTCCCGGGCGAACTTGTCCAGACTGTATGAGCCGTCCTTGGTGTAAAGCGTCTGCCAGTTCCGGCCGCCGTCCCGCCCATAGCCGTACATCACCTGGTCCACGTCTCCCACCAGGGCCGGCACCACCTTGGAGGCGGTGATCATGGCGTTCTGATACGCCTCCAGGTCCGCCGGGCTCTCGCAGAATACCCGCAGCGTTCCCGCGTCCTCATAGAGGGGATGGATCCCCAGCTCCAAGGTGCAGTTCTCCAGGTCCGGCACCCCCAACGCCTCCAGGATGGCCCGAACACCGGAGAGGTCCTGGTCCAGGGTCTCCTGCAAAGGCAGGGTGGGCAGGTCTCCCTCCAGCGCCCGGTCCATCCGCAGTCCGTACAGCACGGCGGGCAGGCCGATGACGCCGGTCTCGATCCGCTCCGCCAGCGTGTCCGCCATCTGTCGGGATACCGCCAGCCGCAGCACCACCGCCACGGGACAGGCGGCCAGCAGCTCCGCCGGGTCCCCTTGATTCAGAGCGTCACAGGACATGGCGGGAATGCCCGTCTCGGCGTCGCTGTAAAGCACTGCCGCGATGGCGGCGCTGTCTCCCAGCCACAGCTCCGTCTGCTCCCGGATATAGGTCCAGGACACCAGTTCACAGCCGTCCGCCTCCGGCATCAGCGTGGGGAAGGAGCCGGAGGAAAAGCGCACGCCGGTCTTGCCGTCCTCCCGGAAGATCTCCAGGGGGAAGGCGCCCTCCCGCTTTGTGACGCCCTCCTCGTTTTCCGCCATGCCGTCCATGACCATGCAGGAGCGGTCCTCCAGTTCCCCATAGCGGTAGACCTCCCGGTAAAAGACGAAGGAGCGGGTGTCCTCGGGGAACTGATACTCCAGGGACCAGACTCCGTCCGTTCCCTCCGTGCCCCGGACAAAGCCGCTGTCCGGCCGCGGGGCGGGATTGCTGATGCAGGCCGTGACCGCCAGGAATACCGCCGCAAAGGCCAGAAAGCCGATGCGGGGCGTCTCCTTCTTCCAGTTCAGCACGTGTCTGACCCGCCGGGCGGCGTCGTGCTCCCCAAAGGCCAGGGCCGCCGGCACCCGCCGGGTCAGGGCGAAGGACACCAGCGCCTCGCTGTACCCGGTTTTCGTCTGGTCTCCCAGGGCGGAGAGCACCGCCTCGTCGCAGCTCATCTCCATGTCCCGGCAGAACAGCACCCAGCAAAGCCACACCGCCGGGTCCCACCAGTATGCCGCCAGAATGCACCACCCCAGCAGCTTCCACCAGGGATCGCCGCGGCGGATGTGATGGCGCTCGTGGACCAGAACGCAGGTCCGCTCCGTGCCGGTCAGGCCCGGCGGCAGGTAGATCCGGGGCCGGAAAAAGCCCAGAACGAAGGGCGTGGGCACTGCCTCGCTCTCCCACACCTCGCCGCCGCACCAGACGGCCCCCGCCAGGCGGCGCCGCAGGCGCACCAGGCTGAGGACGCCCACCGCCAGCAGGGCGATCACCCCCAGCAGCCACACCACCGCCCCGATCTGAAGCAGCAGCCGGCTCCAGGAAATGGCACCGGAGTCCGAAAGAAGAGGGATCGCCTGTGCCGCCTCCTCCACCGGAACAGAGGGGACGCTCACGGCGCCGCCCGATACGGCGGGGGCGGTGACAGACGGCGCCGCCGGGGCCAGGGCTGCCGCCACCCGGGGCAGCTCGTCCACCATCCCGGTGCCCACGGCGCCGGTGGTCTCCGCCAGCTCATACAGCCCCGGCAGCTCAAAAATGCTCCACAAGTCCTCGGTGCTGACGGGGCACGCCAGCCGGAACCCCACCGCCAGCCACAACGCGTAGCTGTACTTCCGAGGCGCCCGCTGAAGAGCCAGACGCACCAGCAGCACCGCGACTATCACCGGCAGGGCCGTCAGGGCCATGGAAAGGAGCCTGGAAAATACCGCTGTCAGCAGTTCCATGCTCACCCCTCCTTATACTGATCGATGAGGCGCTTGAGGTCCTCCGCCTCCCCCTCCGTCAGCTTCCGCCCGCCCATAAAGGCGGTGAGAAACCCCGGCAGGGACCCGCCGAAGGTCTTGTCCACGAACCCCTCCGCCGCATGGTGGTCCACGGCCGCCCGGGGCACCGCCGCCGCGACAGTGCTGTTCTCATTTCGGAGGATCCCCTTTTCGCACAGCTTCTTCAAAACCGTATACGTGGTGGACTTCTTCCAGCCCAGCTGCTCCCGGCACAGCTCCACCAGCCGTCCGGAGCCCACCGGCTCCGCCGCCCACACCACCTGCAAAAACCGGTACTCACTGTCGCTGAGATGATACCGCTCCATGGTCCGCCCTCCCTTGGTCTATTTTTATCGACCTCTTGTCTTTAGTCTATAACAATAGACCTCTCTTGTCAAGAAAAACCGGGCCGCCTTACGGGCGGCCCGGCAATGGGGACGACGAAATCAAATCACACAGCCAGATACAGATCCAGCAGATTCAGCAGAACGGTCTCGGACAGATAGGTGACGCCGTTTTCAATGACGCAGGTGCCGCCCGCCTCGAAGGAGGTGCCGTCAGCCTCATAGCCGTACACGGCGCCGCCGGGCACGGCGGACAGCAGCGCCTCGGAGGCCCAGTTCTCGGGGGCCAGTTCCTCACTGTACGTCACCACAGCGCCCTTGGCCGCATCCCAGCGGACGTTCATGCCCAGGGCCTCGGCCACCGCCCGGACCGGCAGCAGCGTCTCGCCCTCAGACGTGACCTTGGCCTTCTGGGCCAGGGCGGCGCCGTTCAGGGTCACGGTGCCGTCCTCAAAGCAGTTCACATAGCCCTTGTACTGGTAGGGGAACACCAGGACTTTGGTAGCCTCGCCCTTGCTGTCGGACCAGACCAGGATCCGGGTCCCGGGGATCAGGTCCTCCAGGCGGACGATGTTCTTGGTGCGGTAGGGGGTCAGCTCGGCCTTGTCGGTGATCTTCAGCACCTTGCCGCCGGCGGCAGTGACCTCGGTCCAGGTCAGGGCCGGAGGGGGCTCAATAGCGGGCACAGCCTGGGGCGTCACGGATACGATCTCATAGAACTGAGGCACCGCGTAATCGGCGGGGATATTGGTGAGGATCAGCAGCGCCGTGGCCTGGGGCGGCAGGCTCAAGGTCATAGCCGGTCCCACCCAGGCATAGATGAGATCGCCGTCCTTCAGGCTGTCAATATCCACGCTTTCGCCGGTGACGGCATCCAGGCAGATGATGTCCTCTCCGTGGAGGACCACCTCACTGAGTCCGTCACTGCTGTTTTCCACCAGCAGGCCGCCGTCCTCCAGGTGAGACAGCGTGCCCCAGACCATCACAGGACCCAGGCGGTCCGCCGCAGGGTCTTTCTCCGTCTCTGCCGCCAACGCGGGCACAGTCAGCAGCGCCATGCACAGCAGCAGGGACAGACCTCTTAAAAATCGTTTCATCATATCGATCATCCTTTCCCGTTTGGGGTGGAGCCTTTGCTCCCTTTGCCCGTACAGACGGCCACAGGCCGGGAAAAGTTCCCGCTGAAGAAGGAAAATTTTATAAAAAAGCCCCCGCCTGGTCCAGGCGGGGGCTTTCGGTACGAATGTTTACTTTTTCCCGTGAAGGGCCTTCATCCGCTTTTCGTGATCCAGGATGGACTTGCGCATCCGCAGGCTCTTGGGGGTGACCTCCAGCAGCTCGTCGTCGGCCAGGAACTCCAGGCACTGCTCCAGGCTCAGCTGACGGGGAGGCACCAGGCGCAGCGCCTCGTCGGAGCCGGAGGCCCGCATGTTGGTCAGCTGCTTCTTCTTGCAGATGTTGACGGTGATGTCCTCGCTGCGGGGGCTGACGCCGATGATCATGCCGCCGTAGACCGGCACACCGGCACCGATGAACAGCGTGCCCCGCTCCTGGGCGTTGTACAGGCCGTAGGTGATGGACTCGCCGGTCTCGAAGGAGATCATGGAGCCGGTGCCCCGGCGGGAGATGTCGCCCTTGTAGGGGGCGTAGCTGTCGAACACGGAGGCCATGATGCCCTCGCCCTTGGTGTCGGTCATGAAGTCGCTACGGTAGCCGAACAGGCCCCGGGCGGGAATCAGGAACTCGATCTTCATCCGCTCGCCCACGGGGGTCATCTCCACCAGGTCCGCCTTGCGGCTGCCCAGCTTCTCGATGACGGCGCCCACGCAGTCGCCGGGCACGTCCACCACCAGCCGCTCGATGGGCTCGCACTTGACCCCGTCGATCTCCTGGTACAGCACGCGGGCGGGAGAGACCTGGAACTCGTAGCCCTCCCGGCGCATGGTCTCGATCAGGATGGAGAGGCTCATCTCGCCCCGGCCGGCCACGTTGAAGGCGGTCTCCTTGTCGGTGTCGCTGACCTTTAAGGACACGTCCTTCAGCGTCTCCCGGTACAGCCGGTCCCGCAGCTGGCGGGAGGTGACGAACTTGCCCTCCTTACCTGCGAAGGGAGAGTCGTTGACGGAGAAGGTCATCTCCAGGGTGGGAGCGGAGATCTTCACGAAGGGCAGCGCCTCCACGGCGGAGGGGTCGCAGATGGTGTCGCCGATGGTGATGTCGCCGATGCCGCTCATGGCGATGATGTTGCCGGCGGTGGACTCGGTGACGGCGTTCCGGGCCAGGCCCTCGAACTCATAGATGGCCGTGGCCTTGGCCTTGCGCAGCACGGCCTCGGGGTCGTGGTAGTTGCACACGGCGATCTCCTGGTTCTGCTTCAGGGTGCCCCGCTCGATGCGGCCGATGGCGATACGGCCCACGAAGTCGTTGTAGTCGATAGAGCTGACCAGCATCTGGAAGGGCTGGTCCACATCCGCCTCGGGGGCGGGGATATACTCCAGAATGGTCTCAAAGAGGGGCGTGAGGTCGGTGCCCACGGTCTCGGGAGAGTAAGAGGCGGTGCCGTTGCGGCCGGAGCAGAACAGCATGGGGCTGTCCAGCTGCTCGGGCGTGGCGTCCAGATCCATCAGCAGCTCCAGCACCTCGTCCACCACCTCGTGGATGCGCTGGTCGGGCCGGTCGATCTTGTTGACCACCACGATCACCCGGTGGCCCAGCTCCAGGGCCTTGGAGAGGACGAAGCGGGTCTGGGGCATGGGACCCTCGGCGGCGTCCACCAGCAGAATGACGCCGTTGACCATCTTCAAAATGCGCTCCACCTCGCCGCCGAAGTCGGCGTGGCCCGGGGTGTCCACCACGTTGATCTTCACGTCCTTGTAGCGGATGGCGGTGTTCTTGGCCAGGATGGTGATGCCCCGCTCCCGCTCCAGGTCGCCGGAGTCCATGACCCGGTCCACCACTTCCTGGTTCTCCCGGTAGACGCCGCCCTGCTTGAGCATCTCGTCCACCAGCGTGGTCTTGCCGTGGTCAACGTGGGCGATGATGGCGACGTTTCTCAAATGTTCATTCTTCATATATTCGTCTCCTTAACGGCAGGCCCCGGGGGCGCGCCTGTTTTTCACATACGGCTAAATATTATAGTCCGCTTTTTTTGACTTTTCAATATAATATCTCACATTTTTTTAAATTTTTTCCCAACTTTTCCGTCAGTGCGCTCCGTCCCGAAAAAGTATTACCTTTTTCCACAAAGAACCCCCTGCCCCGTCCGGTGTTTTTTGGTTTCCCCTCCATTGACCCATCCTTTCCGGCGACACTATAATAAAGTTGCTGCGGTGGAAGCGGCGCCAGCGCCGCACGTTCCCCGCAAGTAACCGTGGTCCGCTGGGACCACCCCAGGAGGCATTTTTCGCCATGTACCGTATCAAGACATTCAACAAGATCTCCCCCGTGGGCCTGAACCGGCTGGAGCCGGAGCACTACACCGTCTCCGACGCCGAGACGCAGGAGGACGGCATTCTGGTCCGCTCGGCCAAACTCTTGGACTACGACTTCCCCGCCAACCTGCTGGCCATCGCCCGGGCCGGCGCCGGCGTCAACAACATTCCTCTGGACCGCTGCTCCGAGCAGGGCATCGTGGTGTTCAACACCCCCGGCGCCAACGCCAACGCCGTGAAGGAGCTGGTGCTGTGCGCCATGCTGATGGGCTCCCGGGACGTGCCCGGCGCCATCGACTGGGTCCGTAAGCAGGTGGATACCGGTGTGGACGTGACCACCGTGGTGGAAAAGGGCAAGGCCGCCTTCGTGGGGCCGGAGCTCTATAAAAAGACCCTGGGCGTCATCGGCCTGGGCGCCATCGGCTCGCTGGTGGCAAACATTGCCCTGTCCATGGGCATGGATGTCTACGGCT encodes:
- the radC gene encoding DNA repair protein RadC, with product MGIHDGHREKMRRRFLQGGLDAFADHEALELLLYYAIPRRDTNPIAHALMDRYGSLSAVLSAPVEDLQKVDGIGESAAILLRLAPLLARKARLAESEKETILNSSERAGRYLLERFAGETHEVIYQLCLDRKGKLLACKRLAEGGVAGADLNIRQLVSNALLTSASAVILSHNHPSGVALPSPEDYATTDRAKEALATIGVELADHIIVADGDFVSMADSGYLG
- the mgtE gene encoding magnesium transporter, whose product is MFEDERTELLEKIEDYVARKRYADLRDLLLPLEAADVAQLFAELEEHALPLAFRLLPKEQAAEVFVELDSDQQEMLIQGFSNTELKEVLDELYLDDTVDIVEEMPAGVVKRILRHSDPEMRKSINEILKYPEDSTGSIMTTEFVDLKATMTVEDAFKRIRRTGLDKETINICYVTDERRHLTGLLSIRTLLLADEDDVIGDIMETNIISVQTLDDQETTARSLSKYNFLALPVVDTENRLVGIVTVDDAMDVLQEEVTEDIELMAAILPSDKPYLKTGVLETWKARTPWLLILMLSATFTGIILTHFESSLSACAILTAFIPMLSGTGGNSGTQASTAVIRALSLGEVRFSDLLRVLWKEFRVSLCCGACLAAANFVKMMVVDRWLMNNPEVTAPVALVVCCTLVGTVLCAKLVGCSLPLLAEKAGFDPAVMASPFISTIVDSISLLIYFQFATALLGI
- a CDS encoding DUF1540 domain-containing protein yields the protein MKDCTNGACTPNQSIKCTVSNCAHHCQNQDYCGLTSISVGTHEANPTKMECTDCQSFQMK
- a CDS encoding sulfite exporter TauE/SafE family protein, with product MPQRRGGGLTKTHPWPARLGGAAAGLANGLFGGGGGMVLLPILARWGGLTQRQLYATCVGVIFPVCLVSAAVYLLRGQLDLEAALPYLLGGLIGGWIGGRLYGKVPTAVLKWLFAAFLFYGGVRYLL
- a CDS encoding TSUP family transporter, producing MTAWLLALACGLGAGILSAWGVGGGTLLLLVMTLLLDVDQRTAQGINLLFFLPTAASALVCHARSGCLDRPSLRAAIPWAVAAAAAGAWLSSAADPAALRKPFGIYLLLSGVSLLWPKKREH
- a CDS encoding PatB family C-S lyase; translated protein: MKYDFDQIIDRSRNHSAKYDERVKKFGTDDVIPLWIADMDFRTAQPVIDALEARAREGIWGYTARPESYFAAIRAWQKRRNGWDIDPALMSFSLGVVQTLSACVKLFTPQGGSVLIQTPVYSEFYDMTEAWNRTVVENPLVEKDGKWTVDWADFEEKLKISDLFLLCSPHNPVGIVWTEEELRRMMELCLKYHVPVVSDEIHSDLIFHGKKHIPTASLSPEIAANVITGISGTKTFNLAGLQASTAVFPDAHKKAVFDKFWMNMDIHRNNAFSLTAMEAAFTGGEEWLEQLLPYLSDNFDFVVDYCEKHIPKIKTFAPDATYLMWLDCRALGLTNQQLHDFMIQKAKLGLNDGCSFGRQLEGFMRLNAACPRATLQRAMEQLEAAVNSL
- a CDS encoding BlaI/MecI/CopY family transcriptional regulator, which translates into the protein MERYHLSDSEYRFLQVVWAAEPVGSGRLVELCREQLGWKKSTTYTVLKKLCEKGILRNENSTVAAAVPRAAVDHHAAEGFVDKTFGGSLPGFLTAFMGGRKLTEGEAEDLKRLIDQYKEG
- the typA gene encoding translational GTPase TypA, which codes for MKNEHLRNVAIIAHVDHGKTTLVDEMLKQGGVYRENQEVVDRVMDSGDLERERGITILAKNTAIRYKDVKINVVDTPGHADFGGEVERILKMVNGVILLVDAAEGPMPQTRFVLSKALELGHRVIVVVNKIDRPDQRIHEVVDEVLELLMDLDATPEQLDSPMLFCSGRNGTASYSPETVGTDLTPLFETILEYIPAPEADVDQPFQMLVSSIDYNDFVGRIAIGRIERGTLKQNQEIAVCNYHDPEAVLRKAKATAIYEFEGLARNAVTESTAGNIIAMSGIGDITIGDTICDPSAVEALPFVKISAPTLEMTFSVNDSPFAGKEGKFVTSRQLRDRLYRETLKDVSLKVSDTDKETAFNVAGRGEMSLSILIETMRREGYEFQVSPARVLYQEIDGVKCEPIERLVVDVPGDCVGAVIEKLGSRKADLVEMTPVGERMKIEFLIPARGLFGYRSDFMTDTKGEGIMASVFDSYAPYKGDISRRGTGSMISFETGESITYGLYNAQERGTLFIGAGVPVYGGMIIGVSPRSEDITVNICKKKQLTNMRASGSDEALRLVPPRQLSLEQCLEFLADDELLEVTPKSLRMRKSILDHEKRMKALHGKK